From the genome of Ptychodera flava strain L36383 chromosome 22, AS_Pfla_20210202, whole genome shotgun sequence, one region includes:
- the LOC139123371 gene encoding neurogenin-1-like: MRPPVAGDIQVNGCDCQRYVEDNLAKNAQVIDGSKQRRGKEGKAQKNNGRRKRYTKTRCKNRSPACVTRIKKNRRLKANDRERNRMHTLNEALDGLRNVLPKFPDDTKLTKIETLRFAHNYIWALSQMLKMFEAETTNEPQDGGDVMTMDWPSKDFIQTAHDMSYFASKLTTTTTASEAPPTDLASPLSVSDSTYSTSSTETNFYEDSLSP; this comes from the coding sequence ATGCGACCGCCGGTGGCAGGTGACATCCAAGTCAACGGCTGCGATTGCCAGCGCTACGTGGAGGACAATCTCGCGAAGAACGCACAGGTCATTGATGGCTCCAAACAAAGGCGAGGTAAAGAAGGAAAAGCGCAGAAAAACAATGGGAGAAGAAAAAGATACACCAAGACACGGTGCAAAAATCGAAGTCCCGCCTGCGTGACACGCATTAAGAAGAATCGCCGACTCAAAGCGAACGATCGGGAGAGAAATAGAATGCACACATTGAATGAAGCGTTGGATGGATTACGTAATGTCTTGCCCAAATTTCCCGACGacacaaaacttacaaaaatcGAGACTTTGCGATTTGCGCATAACTATATCTGGGCGCTGTCACAGATGCTCAAGATGTTCGAAGCGGAGACGACGAACGAACCGCAGGATGGCGGCGACGTTATGacaatggactggccgtctaaGGACTTCATACAAACGGCGCACGATATGAGCTACTTTGCTTCTAAGCTGACGACGACAACAACGGCATCAGAGGCGCCGCCAACCGACTTGGCATcgccgctgtccgtatcagacTCCACATACTCAACAAGTAGTACTGAAACAAACTTTTACGAAGATTCCTTGTCGCCATGA